Below is a genomic region from Microbacterium galbinum.
CGAACACGACCCGCAGGTCACTGCGGCCCCACACGTAGCGGAAGCCCGCCGCGAGTCCACCCCGCCCGCGGTTCTTGGGCCGCTTCGCGAGCAGGCTCGTGCGCAACAGGCCGAGCGCGAGGATCATCGCCAGGAACGTCGCCGCGTTGACGATGAACACCCAGCCCGACCCGATCGCCACGATCAGCAGACCGCCGACGGCGGGCCCGATCATGCGCGCGAGGTTGAACGAGGCCGAGTTCAGGGCGACGGCGTTGGAGGTGTCGGATGCCGACACCATGTCGGATACGAAGGCCTGGCGCGCCGGGGCGTCGAAGGCGTTCACGATGCCGAACCCCAGTGCGAACCCGAACATCATCGGCAGGGTCATGAGGCCGTTCAACAGCAGCACGCCGACGGCGATCGCGAGCAGCAGCAGTGCACTTTGGGTCGCGAGCAGGATGCGGCGACGCTCGAACCGATCGGCCACCCATCCGGTGAGGCTCACGAGCACGAGCGGCGGGCCGAACTGCAGTGCCATGGTGAAGCCCATGGCCGCCGCGTCGTTGTCGGTGAGCTCGGTGAGCACGACCCAGTCCTGCGCGGTCGCCTGCATCCAGCCGCCGACGTTCGAGACCAGGGCGCCGGCGAACCAGATGCGGTAGTTGATGTTCGCGAACGAACGGAACATCGCGCTCATCGGTCGGTCACCCGTCGCATCAGGATGCTCGCCTCGCGCAGCGTCGTGAGCTCGTCCTCCGTGAAGTCGAGGTCGGCGAGCATGTCGGCCAGCAGCACGTCGCGGCGGCGGATGGTCTCGACGACGAGTTCGGCGCCGGCATCCGTGATCTCGACCTGCACGCGGCGGCGGTCGTCCTCGTCGACGGCGCGGGTGACGTAGCCCTGCTCCTCGAGGCCGTTGATGGTGTTGGTCATCGAGGGGGCGGTCACCCGTTCGCGCTCGGCGAGGGTCGAGATGGTGCGGCGACCGTTCATGCGCAGGTCGGCGAGCACGGCGAGCTGCGCATCGCTCATGGAGTCGGCGGCGCGGGCGCAGCGCAGGCGTCGCGCGAGCCGGAACGTGGCCATGCGCAACTCGGTGGCGGTGAGCTGGAGGGAGTCGTCAGGCGAAGTCATTACTTAGTTAGTCTATCTAAGTAATAGACGCGCGGGGCGGGAACGGCAGAATGGAGCGCGTGACCCGAACGCCCGCTCTCGAAATCGCCGTGCAGGATCCCGCCGGAGTGCGCATCGCCGGAGAGGTCGGCGCCGCGCGCGTCGAACTCGCGACCGCGCTGGCGCTCGGCGGCCTCACCCCGTCGCCCGCCACGCTCGAACTCTCGGTCGAGGCGGCGCGCGAGGCAGATGTCGAGGTGCACGTGCTCGTGCGCCCGCGCGGCGGCGACTTCCACTACACCGACGAGGAGATCGCGATCTGCGAGCGCGACGTGCGTCGCGCGATCGAGGCCGGGGCCGAGGGCGTCGTGATCGGTGCTCTCGATGCGCACGGTGTGCTCGACGTCGACGCCATGGCCCGGCTGCGCGACGCGGCCGACGGAGCATCGGTCACCCTGCACCGCGCGATCGACGTCAGCCCCGACCCGCTCGCGACCCTCGACGCCGCGATCGCGCTCGGTCTGCGACGCGTACTCACCTCGGGCGGAGCATCCGCCGCGATCGACGGCATCGACACCCTCCGCGCGCTCGTCGCCCGCGCCGACGGACGCATCCAGATCATGGCGGGCAGCGGCGTCGGCGCCGTGAACGCCGCCGAGCTCGCCGGTACCGGAGTCGACGCCCTGCACTTCTCGGCCAAGCGCACCGTCACCGCCGAGGGCGGCGTGCGCATGGGTTCGGCCTCCGACGGCGTGGGCGGGTACGAGGTCACCGACCGCGACACCGCCTTCGCGGTTCGCTCCGCCCTCGGGCTGTGAGCCGCGCCCACGGTCGGTAGGCTCGCAGCGTGACGGATACCCGAGAGTTCACGGATGCCGACGGCATCGCCATCGTCTACGACGTGCACCCGGCGGCCACGACGCCCCGGGGTGTCGTGCAACTGCTGCACGGGGTCGGCGAGCACGCGGGTCGCTACGGTGCGCTGATCGCCGCGCTCACCGCGGCGGGCTTCACCGTCTACGCCGACGACCACCGCGGCCACGGCCGCACCGGCATCCGCCAGCACGGCGGGCCCGCGCGGTTGGGCCGGCTGGGCAAGGGCGGGCTCCGCGCCGCGAAGGATGCCGTCTGGCAGCTGACCGGCATCATCCGCGACGAGAACCCCGACCTGCCGCTCGTGCTGCTCGGGCACTCGTGGGGATCGTTCCTCGCGCAGATGCTGCTGAACGAGCATCCCGAGGCGTTCGATGCCGTGATCCTGTCGGGGTCGGCGCTGCGGATGCCGGGATCGCTCAGCGCTGCACCTCTCAACGCCCGCTGGGCGGGACCTGACGCCACCGGCTACGAGTGGCTCAGCCGCGACCCGGAGGTGTGGGCCGCGTTCGAGATCGACCCGCTCACCACGGGCGAGCCGCTGCTGAAGCTGTTCGGGCCGATCGAAGCCGCCAAGCTCTACGGGCGCCCGCGCCGAGACCTGCGGACGACGGGTGGCCGTGACATCCCCCTTCTGCTGCTCGTCGGGCGCGACGACCCGGTCGGCGGCCCCCGCAGCGTGCACAAGCTCGCCGACGAGTACCGCAGCCGCTCGGGCTTCACCGATGTGACGACCCTCGTCTACCCCGATGCCCGGCACGAGATCTTCGCCGAGCTGCAGCAGGACGAGGTGCGCGCCGACACCCTCGCCTGGCTCGACACGCACATCCCCCGGCGCTGAGCGTACTCTCGGTGGGGCCGCCCCCACGAGTGACGGTATGACGCCGGATGACGTCGGGTGAAGGTGCATGACACCCGCCCGACGGAAGCTCCGCCCCCGCCGTAGATTCAGGGCAACATTCCGCGGGCATCCGAGGAGACGTGCCCCCGCACGACCCTCCTCGCGACGGGAGGAGGGTCCGATGAGCTTCGAGAGCGACTGGCGTGCGTGGCACGATGAACGCGAACGCGTGGCGGGCGCCGACTACGGCCCGTCGGCCCTGGAGTCCACGAACTGGCTGATCTCCGAACCCGCCGCGGTCGAGAACGTGCCGGGGCTCTGGGCGGTCGGTGCCGAGGGTGAGATCCGCGGCACCGAGCTCGGGGTCGCCGGGGCCACCGTCACCCTGCGCCGGGGCGAGGCGCTGCGCTTCGGGCGACGCGAACTGCGGGTGTTCCCGCGGCGCGAGACCGTGGCGCTGCGGGTGTTCAACCCGGCCCGCCCGCAGCGCGAGCGGTTCAGTGCGATCGACGCCTACCGTCCCGATCCCGCCTGGCGGTTGCCGGCGACGTTCGAGCCCGCCACCGACGAGTCGATCACGATCGTCGCGATCGACGGCGACCAGCACGAGGCTCTGATCGCCGGGCGGCTGCGGTTCGAGATCCGCGGGGTCGCGCACGAGCTCACCGTGACGCGCAACGTGCGC
It encodes:
- a CDS encoding alpha/beta fold hydrolase, whose protein sequence is MTDTREFTDADGIAIVYDVHPAATTPRGVVQLLHGVGEHAGRYGALIAALTAAGFTVYADDHRGHGRTGIRQHGGPARLGRLGKGGLRAAKDAVWQLTGIIRDENPDLPLVLLGHSWGSFLAQMLLNEHPEAFDAVILSGSALRMPGSLSAAPLNARWAGPDATGYEWLSRDPEVWAAFEIDPLTTGEPLLKLFGPIEAAKLYGRPRRDLRTTGGRDIPLLLLVGRDDPVGGPRSVHKLADEYRSRSGFTDVTTLVYPDARHEIFAELQQDEVRADTLAWLDTHIPRR
- a CDS encoding copper homeostasis protein CutC, which translates into the protein MTRTPALEIAVQDPAGVRIAGEVGAARVELATALALGGLTPSPATLELSVEAAREADVEVHVLVRPRGGDFHYTDEEIAICERDVRRAIEAGAEGVVIGALDAHGVLDVDAMARLRDAADGASVTLHRAIDVSPDPLATLDAAIALGLRRVLTSGGASAAIDGIDTLRALVARADGRIQIMAGSGVGAVNAAELAGTGVDALHFSAKRTVTAEGGVRMGSASDGVGGYEVTDRDTAFAVRSALGL
- a CDS encoding MFS transporter; its protein translation is MFRSFANINYRIWFAGALVSNVGGWMQATAQDWVVLTELTDNDAAAMGFTMALQFGPPLVLVSLTGWVADRFERRRILLATQSALLLLAIAVGVLLLNGLMTLPMMFGFALGFGIVNAFDAPARQAFVSDMVSASDTSNAVALNSASFNLARMIGPAVGGLLIVAIGSGWVFIVNAATFLAMILALGLLRTSLLAKRPKNRGRGGLAAGFRYVWGRSDLRVVFVTVFLIGAFGMNFPIFASTMALEFGAGADGYGVLSSILAIGSLAGALLAARRDRARVRVVILAAGGFGVAAFVSAAMPTYLTYGITLMFTGFMIVTLLTTANGYVQITTDPALRGRVLALYMAVIMGSTPVGAPIAGWVADAFGPRTAIMLGGTAGLVACAIGAIWVFTSGRLHRDENRRFLLTLDETRPLSVIDEVDPVEFSDEAAVTTPIRHPKDPEAP
- a CDS encoding DUF1684 domain-containing protein; the protein is MSFESDWRAWHDERERVAGADYGPSALESTNWLISEPAAVENVPGLWAVGAEGEIRGTELGVAGATVTLRRGEALRFGRRELRVFPRRETVALRVFNPARPQRERFSAIDAYRPDPAWRLPATFEPATDESITIVAIDGDQHEALIAGRLRFEIRGVAHELTVTRNVRGGLGAVFADGTNGIETFPFRFLAIDEPDDDGTAVVDFNRAYLPPCAFSDQFVCPLPPAGNRFTAPIRAGERAIVLGR
- a CDS encoding MarR family winged helix-turn-helix transcriptional regulator translates to MTSPDDSLQLTATELRMATFRLARRLRCARAADSMSDAQLAVLADLRMNGRRTISTLAERERVTAPSMTNTINGLEEQGYVTRAVDEDDRRRVQVEITDAGAELVVETIRRRDVLLADMLADLDFTEDELTTLREASILMRRVTDR